DNA from Acetobacter aceti NBRC 14818:
GCGCCCTTTCTGTCCGCCATTCTGTGGGCGGCGATCCTGACCTTTGTGACATGGCCCATCCTGCTCAGACTGAGACGGTATATGGGTCCGATAACCGCCGCCGTCTGCATGGCCCTGCTCAGCACGATCTGCATCGTCGTACCCATAGCAGGCATCACTTCCAAGGTGCTGACTGACGCGCCACAGGTTCTGTCGGACCTGACAGACACGTTTCTGCCCAATCTGCGACTCCCTCCGGTTCCGCCATGGCTCAGCAAACTCCCGCTTGCTGGCGCTGAGGCCACGCACGCATGGGATCAGGCGGGCAAGGATCTCAGCCATATCGGGCAGAGTCTGCGCCCCTATGCCGGCGACATCGCCCAGTCCGTCCTGTCCGTCCTCATGCAGCTGGCAAACGGCGGCCTGCATCTGGCGATGGCGCTGTTCATCGCCTTCTTCTTCTGGCTGAGCGGTGATTCACTGGGACGCACCATCCGCCAGCTGATCAGTCGGGTCGCGGGGCGTCATGCCGACCGCATCCTGCGCATTGTCGGGGGCACCGTCCGGGGCACCGTCTATGGTCTGCTCGGCACGGCGATCGTGCAGGGCGTGCTGACCGGCGTGGGCTTTTTCATCGTCCGTGTGCCCGAACCCGTTCTCTTCGGCACGCTGGCCGCGTTTCTTTCCGTGCTGCCAATCGGCGCGCCGCTGGTCTGGGTACCCGCCGCCGTCTGGCTGGCCGTCTCGGATCATCTCTGGCGAGGTATCTTTCTGGCGCTGTACGGGGTCATCCTGATCTCGGGCGCGGATCATATCATTCGCCCTATCTTCATCGCTCGCGGCGCACAACTTCCTTACCTGCTGACACTCATCGGCGTGATTGGCGGCGTTCTGGAGTTCGGAGGGCTGGGCATCTTTCTCGGCCCGGTCCTGCTTGCGGTCGGATATATCCTGATCGTTGAGTTCGCCGCTGGTCGTGTTGCTGACCTGCCACACGACAGCAAGACATCGGAGACATGATGGCCGCCCCCAAGCTGAAGCCCCTTCTCAAACGGATACGCCGTCGTCCCCGTCTGCGCGGCAGGATTGCAGCGACCACCACCCGCCGGGGCGATGTCGAGATCAGAATCATCAGCTGGAATCTGCTGCACAGTGTCGGAGCCAGTATTCAGGACGTCATGACGCTTCTGGAAAGGGAAAAGCCCGACCTTCTTCTCATGCAGGAAGCGACTCAGGAAATCGACCAGCTTCCCGACCTGATGGGAGGCTACTACGCCCGCTCCCCCCTCCCCGGTCGGATTCATGGTGTCGCCTGCTGGAGTCGTATTCCCTTTTCCCGCGCGCCTCGCACCTGCGTGATACCGTCGGGCATGATTGTGCGCCGCATCGCGCAGATCATCCGCCTGCCGTCCATCACCGTGGCCAATGTCCATCTGTCGCATGGGCAGATCATGAACAGGCGTCAGCTGCGGCGTCTTTCCGCCATCCTCCCGGCTCCCGCCGCCATTCTCGGAGATTTCAATCTGGTCGGGCCCACACTGGTGCCCGGCTTCGCGGATGTCGGGCCAAGGGCGCCGACACACCGGATGGTCGATCTTGTCCCCATCCGCATCGACCGCTGCCTGATCCGGGGTGCGATCTGCGAAAACGCCAGGGTTCTGCCGGTTTTCGCGTCCGATCACAGACCGATCATGGTCACGCTTCGACCGGGTGTTTCAGACTCCCACTCATTTGCCGAGACCGTGACGCTGTCAGAGTAACGCTCTGACGCGCACGCCAAAGGAATGAGGGCTTCTTTTACCCAAAAGATGTCCCCGAAGACATTGTCACGATTTACAGAGACTGAATGAACAGGGCTTTGAAACGGCTCACAGGGCCGTCGCGTCCGCCTGTTTCTTCTTCCAGCGCGTCCAGCGTTCCTGAACGAACGCAGCACTCAAAACCAATAATATAGTCACCGGGACAGGAAACGCCGGGATCAACAGGCTGTGCGCCAGCCGGATTTTCCTGCTGGCGTACAGCCTCGCCCACAATTCTGACGATCCTGAATGACCGCAAATGCGGCTCCATCACGCTGCATGAAACAGCGGAGAGGGAGCCGTATCCGGGATCAGAAACGGTAAGCGATACCAGCCGACACAACGGTCGGGTCGAGAGATTCATGAGCATGGATATGCACGGTTTCGGCAGAGTTTTCTGCCCATGCATGCATACGCATGAAAATCTGCTTCACATCAGCATTGAAGAACCAGTTGCCGACAATCTGGTAGTCAAAGCCGACATTGACGGAAGGGCCACCGGTAAAGCCGGAGTTCAGCTTCAGACCATTCGCGCCGTGCATGTTGTGGAACCAGGTCAGGTTGGCACCCAGACCGACATACGGGTTGAAACGCTTGTGCGGACGGAAATGCCAGGCGACCGTCAGGGTCGGCGGCAGCACCCACGCGGAACCGACATCCGTCTTCGCGCCCAGCGCGCCGCCGTAACCGGCTACTTCATGACGCGTGCTGGTGGCGATCAGATCCAGCGAAAGATTATCGGTGAAGAAGTATTCAAGGGTCAGTTCAGGCATCGCCTGATTGGTCGTGGAGATGTGTGCACCCGGCAGACGCTGGCCGTTCAGGCTGACCTTGCTGTCACGATCCTGCGGCAGGACGCCGACGCCGGACAGACGGACCATGAAGTCGCCTTTGCCAAGACCGATCTTTGTGCTGGCGCAGGTCTCAAAAATGCCGCAACGACCGCTATGATTGACCGGGGCAGCGACCGGGGCAGCAACGGGCGCATTGACATAGGCGGTAGACCCGGCCGGAGGCGGTGGCGGAGCAGCAGCCGTCTGGGCGTGGGCCGTGCTGCAGAGAGCGCTGGCGGCCAGCAGCGTGGCGGCCAGAAAGGATCCGGTCTTCATCATGGGGCGTCACTCTTATCAAACTGTAATGTTCGCCGCTGAAACCATACCCCGAGTGTTAACGGCGTTGATCTGCATCAATTCGTCACAACTTCCGGAAAGGTGAGTTTTTTTTGCAACAGTAAGGCGATCAGTCCGGTCCTGAATGGATCACGCCTCTTTTCGTCTGTCATAGAGAACGGAAAGCCTGGACGACAGCCTTCGGCCACATATCCAGCAGTCGGTTTATACATCAAGGCAAGAGCGGGTGCTTCCGGCGCCTGAAAGACAGCAGGGCATGCCCTGCTGAATATGAGAACGCCGCATACAGAGCTGTCCACCACAAAAAATTCCCTGTAACTTCCTATAAAATAATATTTTTTGTCCCCTTGAGACAGATGGGCGGATCTGTTTCGTAACGGCCGGACCAGGGAAACAACGCATCCGCACAGAATGGCGAACCCCACCTTGCTTCGATCACAAAGAGGCATCCGGGCAATGGCAACAAGGCCGTGCTGCCACACTCTCTCCCCGACGCAGACGGACCCCAATTCTTCACCATCAGATGTCGTGTCGTTGTCACAATGATTTAAATCAAGCCTGTCACCCGTTCTCAGGGGGTGTGATCCGCTTTCATTCGCGCTAGATAACATAGGCTATACCAAGCCTGAGCTCATAGAATGCCGCATCCGGCCGGAAAGAAAGACACATCATGTCAGTATCTGCCCTGACAGCCGGAAACAGTCTGTCAGTCCCCAAACGAATCGTCATCGCTGGAATGGAGGGATGTCGGGCCTGTTCTGTATGTGAAGTACGGGCGCATGGGATCTGTAGCGCGCTGAACGACGATGAACTGTCCCAGCTTGCGCAGGCTGCCGTGCGCGTGACAATTCCACCCGGTCGACAGCTCATAGAAGAGGGCTCTCCTGCCGACGAGTTTTTCAACATCACCGCCGGCACGGTAAAGCTCTTCAAGTCACTCCCCGATGGACGCCGCCAGATTACGGGATTCGTGGGTATTGGCCATTTTCTTGGTCTTGCCGTGTCAGACCGATACGCCTTCGGCGCGGAAGCCATTGATCAGGTCCGTCTCTGCCGTTTCTCGCGCGAGCGGCTTGAAACCGTGATCGACGAATTCCCTCGTCTGGAACGCCGCCTCCGCAATGAAGCCGCTAACGAACTGGTTGCGGCTCAGGATCAGATGCTGCTTCTGGGACGCAAGACCGCCCGCGAAAGAGTCGCCAGCTTCCTTTATGGGCAGATCACTGAACTCTACGGTGATGATATCCCGCAGACCGCCAAACTCCATTTCCCCATGACGCGTGCGGATATCGCCGACTTTCTGGGACTGACCGTGGAAACCGTGAGCCGGACGATCAGTGGCCTGAGACGGGAAGGTCTGATCACGACGGGTGCGAGCCATGAGATCACCGTTCCCGCACCATCCCGCCTGCGGACCATTGCCAGCGGAGAGGAATAACGTCCCGGACAGGATACCGGGCGCGAAACGCCGCCCAGCTGACACTCATGGATGTTTTTGAGACGGAGCCTTAACCCGCCGTTGACTGCAGTTCCTCGACGAGATCATCCAGCGCCTCATCTTCCGGCGACATGCCCTTCAGGTTCGTCCAGTTCTGACGGGAAATCAGACCGTAGGCTTCATCGCACCGTGTGGTGAAGAAGTCATAGGACATGCGACGCGGCCCACCCCATGTGTTGAGATAGAGCCAGTCGGAATCATATCCGTGCAGCCACACGGCATGACCGCCCGCGATGCTATTGTCAGCGGTTGGGTCGATGACCCAGTCATTATTTCCGACACAGGCATACTGGGGAAGAGTCAGGCCAATATACAAGCCACCCAGCATGGCGATGGCGCGATGAACGGACTGCGTATCTTTCGGATTGATATAGCCAAAGGCTGTCAGATAATCGCGTGTTTGGCCCGGTCGCTCGTAACCTTCGCGACACCAGCGGGACAGGACTTCAACCTCGACCGCGCCCTGATCCGTTGACGGATCATTTTCAACGTATCCGGATTCCGCGCTGTAGTTGGTGACAACCTCATCATCACTCAGAACAATCGGTGTGAGGGCTGAGCCGGTCCAAGTCCGGATGGCGGACGCGACGGACACCTGCGTGCAGCAGCCGAGACGATCATTGCACCACATCGGCCAGTCAGCGTCTGCGGCCCAGTTTACCGCAGGCGGCGGCGTGGGAAGACGAAAGCTGAGAGGCGTGGAAAGACGGTAGGTTCGCGGGTCCAGACGAGCGGGCTTCTTGCCCAGTCTGCGCTGAGTCATGCTGTTGGGTTCTCCACTGTTGAGCATGTGGAGAACGATACGTGTCCCAGCCCTGGCGTGGGGCCGGGGTCTTTGTTCATATGACCGGGAAAGAATGAAGAAGTTTCTGGTGAAGCTTTTTCCAGAAAGCTTCAGAGAACATCGCCTTTTTGAAAAAAGGCGATACCCAAAAACTTCTATCAGTTATCGAAACTGCTGAGCACACGCCCGGCAATTACTTCCAGCTTGCTCAGCAGGGCCGGCTCCCGACGCTCCGGCGCGGTGATCAACGCATGTTCGAGCGCCCGGTCACACCCGGCCGGGCAGAGACCACGCGGCTGACCCAGCGCCGGGATCATCTCTTTCACGAGCGAGCGGGCATGGTCGGCGTTCTGCTGCATGACGCGCACGACCGCATCGACCGTGACACTGTCATGATCCTGATGCCAGCAGTCATAATCAGTCACCATCGCAACCGTCGCGTAACAGATCTCGGCTTCGCGGGCGAGCTTGGCTTCCGGCATGTTGGTCATGCCGATCACCGCACAGCCCCAGCTGCGATACAGTTCGCTCTCGGCCCGTGTGGAGAATTGCGGACCTTCCATCACCAGATAGGTGCCGCCACGGGTGAAGGCGATGTTCAGCTCTTTCAGCTTCTCTTCCGCAACATCGCCGATACGCGGGCAGACCGGATCAGCCACGGAAACATGCGCCACACAGCCCGTATCGAAGAAGCTCTTCTCACGGGCAAAACTGCGGTCAATGAACTGATCCACGATCACGAAATGACCCGGCGGCAGATCCTCGCGCAGGGAGCCGACAGCCGAGAGAGAGATGATGTCCGTCACACCGGCAATCTTCATCGCCGCGATGTTGGCGCGATAGTTCAGACGTGACGGCGGGATCGGATGACCGCGACCGTGACGGGGCAGAAACACGCAGCGGACGCCATTCAGTGTTCCAAACAGCAGTTCGTCAGACGGTGCGCCCCAGGGAGTGTCAACACGCCGCCATTCCTTGTTCTCAAGGCCGGCGATGTCATACAGCCCCGATCCACCGATAATGCCGATAACCGGTTTGATCTCAGGCGCGGGACTATTCGACATTGGACCAGATTCTCCGTTTCAAGATAAAAAGCAGGATTGCGAGGCATAGCAGATAGACAAGCACGCGCACACCGGTGCGATGACGGTCGACCAGATGCGGCTGCGCGACCCATGCCAGAAAGGTCGTGACGTCGCGTGCTTCCTGTTCGACCGTCGCGGATGTGCCGTCCGGATAATGAACCTCACCGCCCCGCAACGGTGGCTTCATGGCAATCACCCGTCCCGAAGCAAAACGGTTGTACAACTGACCCGACGGCAACGTCACACCCGCTGGGGCAGGCCCATAGCCGGTGAGCAGTGCATAAATCCTGTCCGGGCCACCGGGATATACGACAGTAAGCCGCGACTGATCCGGAGGCACGACACCCTCTGGAACACCCGCCGGTTTTACGGGTGTCGGGAACGCATCATCCGGCAGACCATGACGATATTTCAGCGCTCCGGACAGATCCCGTCCCTCCTGAATCTGGTAGCCGGACGCAATGGATTTCACAGCTTCAGCATCAAGCCCCATACCTTCGAGGTCTCTGAACTGAACATGCTTCATACCGTGACAGGATGAGCAGACCTGTTCGTAAACCAGATATCCACGCTGTACGGCGGCAAGATCGAAATTACCCAGCGCCCCTTCAAAACTCCAGTGTTGAGGTGCGGCATGATCGTGATCGGGACGTGTCTGCGCGAGCATGGGTGATGCACTGAAAAGCGCTGCTGCAATAACGGGAATAAAAAACGCCACTCTCACGACGCATCCCCCACAACCGCGCGCTCACGTCGGGACACAAATGGCAGAACGACAAGAAAATGGAAGAAGTAAAACACCGTCGCGCATCGGCCGATAATCAGCCAACCGCCCTCCATGTGATGCTGTCCGGCCAGACCCAGCGCCACGAACGCGGCAACGAGCAGGATCATGGACAGGCGGATGAGCGGTCTTTGTCGGGCGGATCTCACAGGGGACGTATCGAGCCAAGGCACAAGGAACAGCACCACCACAGCACCGACCGAAGCCACGAGACCGCCGAACTTGAACGGAATTGCCTGAAGCATTCCGAAAAAGGGCAGGAAATACCATTCCGGTTCGATATTGGTCGGTGTATGCAATGGATTGGCGGGACGATAATTTGCTGATTCTGTCACAAGATCTGGAAACAGAAACATCACCGCAGTCAGCACGATAGCAAAAACCGCCACTCCGAAGGCATCCTTGATCGCGAAATAGGGTGAGAAAGGCAGACTTCCCTTCCGGTCCGGCTCAACCCCGCTCGGATTTCCGGAACCAGCAACATGCACGCCCGCCACATGCAGACCGACCACGGCAACAATCGCAAATGCCAGTGTAAAATGCAGCACGAAAAGATGGTGCAGCGTGCCGTCGCCCGGCTGGCTTCCATCAAGAAACACACGCTCCGTAAACGGCCCGATCACGGGAATGGACGCCAGCGCCTTTCCGGCAATATCCGCGCCCCAGTAGGACATCTGCCCCCATGGCAGGACATATCCGGCAAAGGCGGTGATCATGGTCATCACCAGCAGTAGCAGACCGAGCAGCCACACCAGTTCACGCGGCTTCTTGTAAGAGCCGTAATACAGGCCACGAAACAGATGCAGATAAAGTGCGCCGAGAAACAGGCTCGCGCCCGCCATATGCATTGACCGCAGCAGCCAACCGGATGGCACGCGCCGCTCGATCGCCTCAATGGATGCGAATGCTCCTGCTACTGTCGGCGTGTAATTCATGGCCAGCACGAGACCGGATAGCAGCATTAGCACGAGAACCGCCGACAGCATGGCCCCCACGGTCCAGAGCATGCTGGCCGAACGCGGCATCGGAAAAGAACGGAACTGGGTGGTGAGAAAACGCCTGACAGGCAGACGGCTGTCGAGCCAGTCCTGTTTGCTTCCGTCGTTCTCCCTGTCGCTGGACGACGAACCTGTCATGCGGCGTTCCCCTGCTTCCCTGCGCACACATCTAATTCAGTTGGCGCGACAGGTCCACGGAGAGGGAAGACAGAGTGAGGGTTTTAAGAGAAGATTCTCCGTTGCAGGCGGAGAAGATTTGTCGGCTACTCTCAAGCCATCATCTATCTTTAGATAGCGCAATCAAAAAACATTAGGGCATGTCATCAGTTAATTCCGATGATGGCGGAGACGAGTTGAACGGCAGTGAAGAAGGTTGACTTCAGCTTGTCGTAGCGTGTTGCAATGCCTCTGATCTGCTTCAGTCTGGCGAAGAAGCGTTCAATGATGTTTCTGTTTTTGTAGAGCTGGAAGCTGATTTTCCGTGGATCGCGTCGATTTTTCCTTGAAGGGATAACCGGTACGATCTGCCGTTCTTCGATCTTTTTGATAAGCGGATCAGCATCATAAGCCTTGTCGGCGATAAAAGCTGCAGGATCGACTTCATCCAGCAGGGGGCTGCTTCTGTGATGTCCGCTCTCTGCCCGGGCGTCAGGGAAAGCGCCACCGCCTTTCCTGCGGCGTCGACAATGGCGTAGATTTTCGAAGTCAGTCCGCCACGGGATCGCCCGATAGCCTGATCCATGCCCCTTTTTTAAGCGCCCCCGCACTGTGCTGGTGCGCCCGGACAATCGTGCTGTCGATCATCATGTAGTCGTTGTCGCGATCGGCGGCCAGATGCCGGAAAATCCATTCGATCACGCCGCCTTCGCACCAGCGACTCAACCGTCGGTGGACGTTTTTCCAGTCACCAAAACGGACAGGCGGGTCACGCCGGGGAATGCCGGCACGGTAACGATACAGAACCGCTTCCACTAACAGACGGTTATCGGCAGCCATTCCGCCAACATGGCCTTCGCGCCCCGGGAGGAGATCCTTTATCCGTTCCCACTGGCTGTCACTCAGGCCATATCGACGCATTCATTCTCTCCCTGAAAACAGAGAGAAAACTTCACAGATCAAACGGAAGTACAAGCCTCATAGCGCCAGATACTGACTGACGACATGCTCTAAGCTTTTACACAGGCTGGATACCAGTTGATAACGACGCACCATCGTCATATGGACGCAAAAACTCGACAACGGTGGAACGATAAAGATCCAGCCCCTTATAGGAAGCCAGCGCCGGATCAAGATCACGCAGCACACGATGCAGACGCTTCCGCCACTTCGGCACTGTCATGATGTCCTTTATCGGCAGCAGATAGCAGCGGATCGCAAAGAGGATCGCATTTGAACGCGGCAGACGATAAAGCGTCTGAAGCTCCACACGCAGATGCACTTTTTCCGCCACGTTTTCAGGCGTGACTGATGCGCGGTCCTCTCCCCAGATCATGTAATTTTCCGGCGACGTATCAAGTCTGGGATTGATCGTCATAGTCCAGTTCAGACGCCTGACGGGTCGTCCATACTGAAGCATCAGCAGAAACCTGAGACCACGATCGAAGATTCCCATTTCGGAAGCCTTGGGGACTGGCGCATGCCACTGGCGAAAGGACATGCCCATATCGAATTTCAGAGACCAGTCCGCCTGCGACGTAACCATGCCACCGTCCATCCACAGATCGTTCTCACGCTGGTCATGGAGCGTAAAATCTCCCTGCATCTGTCGCGCCATGTATTCGAAAGGCGCCTGCGGAAGAGTGGCCTCATCGCCGAACACGAAAGACTGGCTGATGTTCAAAAGATGATTTTCCCAGAGCCAGTCATTGCCCTCTTTTTTCAGGGTAAAATGCTCGGGATAGTCTGTTGACAGACTGTCCATTCCCAATTCGAGAAAATCCCATTCCGCATCGCGCATATGCGGCAACACCATGCAGCGTTTGGGATCTTCTGCAAGAATACGCGCTTTCTCGGCGCACTCGCCAACATAATGCTCATCGACATCGAATGTGTGACTCATGGCGTCCACCGGACCACCACGCACATGCGGTTCGACATTCATCGAATACATGTAGCTGTCTTCCGGAAATGGAAAGGGAAACCGGAGAATGGTTTCCGCACTGTTTTCGACATGGAAGGGAGGACGGTAACTATCCCGGACATGCGTCTGGCCGCTCATGACTGGTCTCCTTAAAGATCAAGAGTGAGCGTGTCCGTTTTCGCACGGGACACACAGGTAAGAATGACATTGCCCGAGGCGCGTTCCGCCTCCGTAAGCACGTGGTCACGATGGTCCGGCTGCCCATCGAGCACAGTCACGGCACAGGCGCCACAGGCGCCGCCACGGCACATGCAGGGCGCGTCCACATCTGCCTGCTCCAGAGCTTCCAGCAGCGTCTCATCCGCCTTGACCGCTATCTTGCGGCCACTACGGGCAAGAATGACCTCAAACGGCCTTCCGCCTTCCGGCACGAAGAAATGTTCGGAATGTACTTTCCCCGGAGCGAAACCACACCGATGCGTGGTTTCTTCCACCCATTTCATGAACCCTTCAGGTCCGCAGAAATAGACATGAGTCGCAATCGCCTCATCCTGCAGCCAGTCGGCAAGACCTACTTCGGAGGGCAATGCGGTATGCACGGAAACCCGTGCCTGATCCTGTTCGGCCAGCAATGCTTCAAAAGCCGAACGCTCTTCCGCACGGCAGAAATGATGCAGTGTGTAATCCGCCCCGATGGAACGCAGTTTTCTCAGATAGGAAAGAAAGGGAGTGATTCCAATGCCCGCGGAAAGAAGCAGGTGACGCCGTGCTGTTTTCACAATCGGAAAGAGGTTCGCTACACTTCCGACCCACACGGGCAGTCCAGATCGCCCTTTTTCGTGCAGGAACCGCGAGCCACCCCGTGACTGCGGCGCCAGACGGACAATCACCGTCAGTTCCCGACCGTCCTCCGAACGTTCCACGATGGAATAGGCATTCTTGTAGACCTTTTCACCATCCCCGAATTCAAGGGCGGCATAACTTCCCGGTGAGACAGGTGGAAATATCTGCTTCTCCTTACGGAGCACGAACCGTCGCAATGTCGGCGTCAGACCTTCAACACGCTCAATGAACGCCGGGAAACCCATTCGTTCAGCCATGAGTCGCCGCCTCCATCGCCTCGATCACCACCGCCGGTTCGCCCGCTCCCATGTAAGCGCCAAGAGCACGGGAATAATGATTGCGGACAGACAGTTCCGTGGCGCATCCCTGACACACCAGCGTATCACCACTCACCCCGTCATGAAGCGTATCGCAATGCACGCAGAACACTCGTCGTTCGGAACCAGCAGGCTCACCAAGAAAGATTTCCCCGCTACACAGACCTGCGTCATCCGCGACTTTCGTCACCTGGGCGAGAAAGGTCGGCCGCCCAGCCGCATACAGCCGGAGCCCTACCTTTTCACGAACCAGACGATATGCGAGCCTTTCCAGAAGGTCCGCGGCGGAACGCATCCGCACATCGCATGTGTCTGGCTCAGCTTTTACCAGACTACTATGCTCGATAGTCCAGACCTCGAACACGGCAGGCCGTTCACCTTCCGGAAATGCCAGTGTCGCGTTTTCACGGACAAACAGGTGGCGTCGTCCATCAGGATCAAAGGTCAGAGGCCGGTACGGAAGCTCACTTGTTCCCATAAGACCTTTTTCCTTTCCAACAGAGTCATGGCAGGATGGAACGTCACCCCTTGATCGTCCGCTTCTTTTTTTCGGGATCGTCGAATGGCAGCGTATGGGTCACACCCGGCAGTTCCGTGTCTTCGGAACGCACCACGATACGTTTCCCCGGTGTGGCATAAGGCACGTCCATCCGCGCCAGCGCCATCGATTTTCCCGTCAGTTTCGAGACCATGGCGCAGGTGACAACGCCAACCTTGCGTTCACCATCATAGACAGCCGCCCCCTCCCTGGCCGCGACATCACCATCCAGCAGCAAACCAAAAATCTTGAAACGCTCTTTTCCCTTGAGAGCGAAGTGTGCCGAGGCGCCACGGAAATGCGTCTTGCCGGGGCTGACGGTAAAGTTCAGGCCCAGTTCCCACAACGTGTCACCAGCCAGTTCCTGTTCAAATGGATACATTTCCGAATTGTCATAAGGATAGAACAGAAGATAGCTTTCGACACGCAGCAGGTCGAGCGCGGTAAAGCAAACCGGCACGATACCATCACTCTTTCCGTCTTCCAGAATACTATCCCAGATCAGTGGCGCGTCCACACCCTTACAGAAGATCTCATACCCACGCTCTCCGGTGTAACCGGTGCGGGAGATCATGACCGGCGCACCGAAAAGTGTCGTCTGCATATGGTGAAAGTAGTTAAGCTGCCTGATTCCGGGGACATGACGCTCAAGAAAATCCACCGCCACCGGGCCCTGAAGCGACAGGTCATGCAGATCGTCATCGAACAGCATCGCGGCGTTACGTCCTACAACTGCCTGCGAGAGCATCTCGTGCAACGACCCAGCTCCATGCACCACCATCCAGCTATTAGGCCCTGTACGATAGAGAACACAGTCGTCAATGAACTTGCCGGAATCATTGAGAGCAGTGGCGTAAACAGAACGCCCTGGAGTGACCTTCTGGAGATTTCTGCTTGTTGCATAATCAAGGATTGCTGTCGCATGCGGCCCAACAAGATGGATTTTCTTCAGGCCTGATACATCCATCAGGCCTGCCTTCGTACGAACAGCGACGTGATGATCCCGCACATCAGTGGAATAACTCCAGGCCGTCGCCATGCCGTTCCAGTCTTCAAGACCGGAACCAAGAGCACGGTGACGATCGGCAAGGGTGCTTGAACGCCAGCTTGTGGTCATGTTTGCAGCTTCTCCCGGCTCACCGAGCCTTCACTTCGAATTGATATCGCAACAAATATCATAAGGAAAATCATGCGGTCCGATTGCATTATCGGATATATAAGTTTTCCTTAGAACGAGAACTTCATTGAAACAAAAACGTTCTTTCAAAGATTCTCAGGGCACCAGCCGAGCTGATGTCCTGAATCATGTCAACCCGCGCTGACCTTGCGTTGGGGTTCGGCCACAGGCGCGAGAAAAGCCTCAAGAGAATCGTCAAGAGCCTTCATCCATACCGTATGGTGCGGGGGCGCCATTGTGCCAGTCAGGACGGACGGATAGCTGCGGTCTCTGAAGGTC
Protein-coding regions in this window:
- a CDS encoding C1 family peptidase; the protein is MTQRRLGKKPARLDPRTYRLSTPLSFRLPTPPPAVNWAADADWPMWCNDRLGCCTQVSVASAIRTWTGSALTPIVLSDDEVVTNYSAESGYVENDPSTDQGAVEVEVLSRWCREGYERPGQTRDYLTAFGYINPKDTQSVHRAIAMLGGLYIGLTLPQYACVGNNDWVIDPTADNSIAGGHAVWLHGYDSDWLYLNTWGGPRRMSYDFFTTRCDEAYGLISRQNWTNLKGMSPEDEALDDLVEELQSTAG
- a CDS encoding OmpW/AlkL family protein gives rise to the protein MMKTGSFLAATLLAASALCSTAHAQTAAAPPPPPAGSTAYVNAPVAAPVAAPVNHSGRCGIFETCASTKIGLGKGDFMVRLSGVGVLPQDRDSKVSLNGQRLPGAHISTTNQAMPELTLEYFFTDNLSLDLIATSTRHEVAGYGGALGAKTDVGSAWVLPPTLTVAWHFRPHKRFNPYVGLGANLTWFHNMHGANGLKLNSGFTGGPSVNVGFDYQIVGNWFFNADVKQIFMRMHAWAENSAETVHIHAHESLDPTVVSAGIAYRF
- a CDS encoding endonuclease/exonuclease/phosphatase family protein gives rise to the protein MMAAPKLKPLLKRIRRRPRLRGRIAATTTRRGDVEIRIISWNLLHSVGASIQDVMTLLEREKPDLLLMQEATQEIDQLPDLMGGYYARSPLPGRIHGVACWSRIPFSRAPRTCVIPSGMIVRRIAQIIRLPSITVANVHLSHGQIMNRRQLRRLSAILPAPAAILGDFNLVGPTLVPGFADVGPRAPTHRMVDLVPIRIDRCLIRGAICENARVLPVFASDHRPIMVTLRPGVSDSHSFAETVTLSE
- a CDS encoding cytochrome c1, whose product is MRVAFFIPVIAAALFSASPMLAQTRPDHDHAAPQHWSFEGALGNFDLAAVQRGYLVYEQVCSSCHGMKHVQFRDLEGMGLDAEAVKSIASGYQIQEGRDLSGALKYRHGLPDDAFPTPVKPAGVPEGVVPPDQSRLTVVYPGGPDRIYALLTGYGPAPAGVTLPSGQLYNRFASGRVIAMKPPLRGGEVHYPDGTSATVEQEARDVTTFLAWVAQPHLVDRHRTGVRVLVYLLCLAILLFILKRRIWSNVE
- a CDS encoding Crp/Fnr family transcriptional regulator — its product is MSVSALTAGNSLSVPKRIVIAGMEGCRACSVCEVRAHGICSALNDDELSQLAQAAVRVTIPPGRQLIEEGSPADEFFNITAGTVKLFKSLPDGRRQITGFVGIGHFLGLAVSDRYAFGAEAIDQVRLCRFSRERLETVIDEFPRLERRLRNEAANELVAAQDQMLLLGRKTARERVASFLYGQITELYGDDIPQTAKLHFPMTRADIADFLGLTVETVSRTISGLRREGLITTGASHEITVPAPSRLRTIASGEE
- a CDS encoding S-methyl-5'-thioadenosine phosphorylase, coding for MSNSPAPEIKPVIGIIGGSGLYDIAGLENKEWRRVDTPWGAPSDELLFGTLNGVRCVFLPRHGRGHPIPPSRLNYRANIAAMKIAGVTDIISLSAVGSLREDLPPGHFVIVDQFIDRSFAREKSFFDTGCVAHVSVADPVCPRIGDVAEEKLKELNIAFTRGGTYLVMEGPQFSTRAESELYRSWGCAVIGMTNMPEAKLAREAEICYATVAMVTDYDCWHQDHDSVTVDAVVRVMQQNADHARSLVKEMIPALGQPRGLCPAGCDRALEHALITAPERREPALLSKLEVIAGRVLSSFDN
- a CDS encoding cytochrome b, with the translated sequence MTGSSSSDRENDGSKQDWLDSRLPVRRFLTTQFRSFPMPRSASMLWTVGAMLSAVLVLMLLSGLVLAMNYTPTVAGAFASIEAIERRVPSGWLLRSMHMAGASLFLGALYLHLFRGLYYGSYKKPRELVWLLGLLLLVMTMITAFAGYVLPWGQMSYWGADIAGKALASIPVIGPFTERVFLDGSQPGDGTLHHLFVLHFTLAFAIVAVVGLHVAGVHVAGSGNPSGVEPDRKGSLPFSPYFAIKDAFGVAVFAIVLTAVMFLFPDLVTESANYRPANPLHTPTNIEPEWYFLPFFGMLQAIPFKFGGLVASVGAVVVLFLVPWLDTSPVRSARQRPLIRLSMILLVAAFVALGLAGQHHMEGGWLIIGRCATVFYFFHFLVVLPFVSRRERAVVGDAS
- a CDS encoding AI-2E family transporter: MNAERLISGLLILGVAYGCVVVTAPFLSAILWAAILTFVTWPILLRLRRYMGPITAAVCMALLSTICIVVPIAGITSKVLTDAPQVLSDLTDTFLPNLRLPPVPPWLSKLPLAGAEATHAWDQAGKDLSHIGQSLRPYAGDIAQSVLSVLMQLANGGLHLAMALFIAFFFWLSGDSLGRTIRQLISRVAGRHADRILRIVGGTVRGTVYGLLGTAIVQGVLTGVGFFIVRVPEPVLFGTLAAFLSVLPIGAPLVWVPAAVWLAVSDHLWRGIFLALYGVILISGADHIIRPIFIARGAQLPYLLTLIGVIGGVLEFGGLGIFLGPVLLAVGYILIVEFAAGRVADLPHDSKTSET